From the genome of Marixanthomonas ophiurae, one region includes:
- a CDS encoding OmpA family protein — protein sequence MKTIKVLSILFLFIGATTTTQAQFWKKLGEKVGDAAERGVQRTIERRVETETTKSTDRTLDTIIEAPKKSKKEKRKERKKKKNNGGNIIGGDANTEQTNSPNETVVNSNFDFTPGNIVIFEDNFSRDNLGDFPANWDSNGSAELVNINGEKWLRLGNKATILPILNNPLPENYTIQFDLFTEGVDKKTSSQAFFKLLLHDNKGFQKPTSFSMVELSPCQFIESQGVIEKQVNGSREIRNKIGKDYRDVIVGKSKISVAVNKTRMRVWLNEEKIVDVPRLVPEDANNFKLYTTGLRDNGTNDKIYIANFSMAKSGEDNRSKLLTEGRLSTNAILFNTGSATIKSGSETILKEVGEAMQSAPNIRIMIVGHTDADGDASSNLKLSDERAKSVRKALVDQYGINVGRIQTDGKGESNPVADNNSSTGKTQNRRVEFIKL from the coding sequence ATGAAAACAATTAAAGTATTAAGCATTCTATTTTTATTTATAGGTGCTACGACAACAACCCAAGCCCAGTTCTGGAAAAAACTGGGTGAAAAAGTAGGAGACGCTGCCGAGCGTGGGGTACAACGCACTATAGAAAGACGCGTAGAAACAGAAACGACAAAAAGTACCGACCGGACGCTGGACACTATTATTGAAGCTCCCAAAAAATCTAAAAAAGAAAAAAGAAAAGAACGCAAAAAGAAAAAGAATAATGGAGGGAACATCATTGGTGGGGACGCTAATACCGAGCAAACGAATAGTCCAAATGAAACCGTGGTAAATTCTAATTTCGATTTTACACCAGGAAACATCGTCATTTTCGAAGATAATTTCAGCCGCGACAATCTAGGTGACTTCCCAGCAAACTGGGATAGTAACGGGTCTGCCGAACTGGTGAACATCAATGGCGAAAAATGGCTTCGATTGGGAAACAAAGCAACTATTTTACCGATACTGAACAATCCCCTTCCTGAAAATTATACCATCCAGTTTGATCTTTTTACTGAAGGTGTGGACAAAAAAACAAGTTCTCAAGCTTTTTTTAAACTACTGCTACACGATAACAAAGGGTTCCAAAAACCTACATCATTTAGTATGGTCGAGCTTTCCCCCTGCCAGTTTATAGAATCTCAAGGTGTGATTGAAAAGCAAGTAAATGGCTCACGGGAAATACGTAATAAAATTGGTAAAGATTATAGAGACGTCATTGTTGGAAAATCTAAAATATCAGTTGCTGTAAATAAAACACGCATGCGAGTTTGGCTTAATGAAGAAAAAATTGTGGATGTTCCTAGGTTAGTCCCAGAAGACGCAAATAACTTTAAGTTATATACCACAGGGTTACGTGATAATGGTACAAACGATAAGATTTATATTGCAAATTTTTCGATGGCAAAAAGCGGGGAAGACAATAGAAGCAAATTACTTACCGAAGGACGCCTTTCTACCAATGCCATTTTGTTTAATACAGGATCTGCAACCATTAAAAGTGGTAGTGAAACTATTTTAAAAGAAGTAGGCGAAGCCATGCAAAGTGCTCCTAACATACGAATTATGATCGTGGGTCATACCGATGCAGACGGAGATGCCAGTAGCAACCTCAAACTTTCAGATGAGCGCGCAAAATCGGTAAGAAAAGCTTTAGTAGATCAATACGGAATTAATGTTGGGAGAATACAAACCGATGGAAAAGGCGAAAGCAACCCGGTTGCAGATAATAATTCTTCTACAGGAAAAACCCAAAATAGACGCGTTGAATTTATAAAGCTTTAA
- a CDS encoding TapB family protein, translating to MKNFKIIITCIFALILTNSITAQDNCSTFYPFEEAVTFQITNYSKNNRVAAITDFLVTDASSNFATFKSFLRDKDGEVLNEATFTMSCENDGIVVDMESLLNPQLLDNYRDFETEISGTKIVIPNNLHVGQELPDATMTMLVDMSGINLRMEVSMTDRTVVDRETITTSAGTFDCFVIGYTNTINMVMNRTTTAKQWISKGVGMVKQEDYNRRGRVTSSSLLTDFHR from the coding sequence ATGAAAAATTTCAAAATAATTATCACTTGTATTTTTGCTCTTATCCTAACGAACTCAATAACTGCTCAAGATAATTGTAGCACTTTTTATCCTTTTGAAGAAGCTGTAACATTTCAAATAACCAACTATAGCAAAAACAACAGAGTAGCTGCGATTACAGATTTTCTAGTTACCGATGCTTCAAGCAATTTTGCTACATTCAAATCTTTTTTAAGAGATAAAGATGGCGAAGTATTAAACGAAGCTACCTTTACTATGTCTTGTGAAAATGACGGTATTGTGGTAGACATGGAATCGCTTTTAAATCCGCAATTACTAGATAACTATAGAGATTTTGAAACTGAAATTTCTGGAACCAAAATAGTAATTCCTAACAATTTACATGTTGGCCAAGAATTACCAGATGCTACTATGACCATGCTTGTAGATATGAGTGGCATTAATTTAAGAATGGAAGTGTCTATGACAGATAGAACTGTAGTAGATAGAGAGACTATAACAACGAGCGCGGGAACGTTTGATTGTTTTGTAATTGGCTATACAAATACGATAAATATGGTAATGAACAGAACCACTACCGCCAAGCAATGGATCTCTAAAGGTGTAGGGATGGTAAAACAAGAAGACTATAACAGACGTGGGAGAGTTACGAGCAGTAGCTTGCTAACAGATTTTCATAGATAA
- the lipB gene encoding lipoyl(octanoyl) transferase LipB yields the protein MANNYIQIEDLGRKDYKESWEYQELLFSKILDCKVKNRREDTEHDTPNYLLLVEHPHVYTLGKSGDFSNLLVSEEKLSEIGATFYKINRGGDITYHGPGQIVGYPILDLENFFTDIHKYLRLLEEMVVLTLAEYGLKAERSEGETGVWLDVGTPFARKICAMGVRASRWVTMHGFALNINADLGYFDHMIPCGIKGKAVTSLNVELGKAEINIEEVKGKLLKHFAQLFEAELHQKTEA from the coding sequence ATGGCAAATAATTATATCCAGATTGAAGATTTAGGGCGAAAAGACTACAAGGAAAGTTGGGAATATCAAGAATTACTTTTTAGTAAAATCCTTGATTGTAAAGTGAAAAACCGACGGGAAGATACTGAACATGATACCCCTAACTATTTATTGTTAGTAGAGCACCCTCACGTTTATACGTTGGGGAAAAGTGGTGATTTTTCCAATTTATTGGTTTCTGAAGAAAAACTATCTGAAATTGGTGCCACCTTTTATAAAATTAACCGTGGTGGTGATATCACCTATCATGGACCTGGACAAATAGTAGGATACCCTATTTTAGATCTTGAAAATTTTTTTACCGATATTCATAAATATTTACGATTATTAGAAGAAATGGTTGTGTTAACATTAGCTGAATATGGTTTGAAAGCTGAACGTTCCGAAGGTGAAACAGGTGTTTGGCTCGATGTGGGGACGCCATTTGCCCGTAAAATTTGTGCAATGGGTGTTCGCGCTAGTCGTTGGGTAACTATGCATGGTTTTGCATTAAATATTAATGCCGATTTAGGCTATTTTGACCATATGATTCCTTGCGGAATTAAAGGAAAAGCAGTAACTTCTTTAAATGTAGAATTAGGCAAAGCCGAAATAAACATAGAAGAAGTAAAAGGAAAACTCCTAAAACATTTTGCGCAACTTTTTGAAGCGGAACTACATCAAAAAACCGAAGCCTAA
- a CDS encoding zinc-dependent metalloprotease encodes MMKKTTSKNLVFLLFVLFSFGMQAQNPSSLWSPIAPQDVKVQKKETRNAMPSDFELFNLETEDLKTLLATAPSRKTTSTSNVIITLPTEDGLQKFKVFEASIFSEGLSEKFPGINSYVGQGIDDPTAMARFSVSQVGVHVMILSAKHTTTYIDPYTKDKTAYISYSRASLPADTNNFVCHVEDNLPANLPDVGDKPAQRNADDGMLRTFRLALACNGEYAQWHLNNQGVDPSETDAVKKAAVLSAMNVAMTRVNGIYERDLAVTMEFIPENEDIIFLDTATDGLSNNSGMINQIQAVIDNAVGFNSYDIGHVFSTGGGGIAQLNSPCTSNKARGVTGLPQPIGDGFYVDYVSHEMGHQYGGNHTQNNNCQRSNASVEPGSASTIMGYAGICPPNVQSVSDDYFHAISIQEMWSNITVGNSQCADQTPTGNDAPTADAGADFTIPKSTPFILKGNGTDPNSGDVLTYSWEQFDSQVAAMPPQNTSTGGPAFRSLDPMASPNRYMPALPTVLNGSTQSTWEVVPAVGRLLRFRLTVRDNVVGGAASASDNTRITVDGDSGPFVVTSQDNNPEWKQGLQYTITWDVANTDVAPVDSPTVDILLSIDGLNYDTVLIAGTPNDGSEVITVPGVDNTEDARVMVAGTDHLFYALNAEDILIDENLSVDEASLENFTLWPNPTTGLVNLEFVTTTSSKVSVAVYDVRGRQVAGEEYNNQGGTFKETFNYSSLNSGMYFITVTNGDKKVTSKLLKN; translated from the coding sequence ATGATGAAAAAAACTACAAGTAAAAACCTTGTATTCCTGCTGTTTGTGTTATTCAGTTTTGGTATGCAAGCTCAAAACCCATCATCTTTATGGAGCCCTATAGCTCCTCAAGATGTAAAGGTGCAAAAAAAAGAGACACGGAACGCTATGCCTTCCGATTTTGAATTATTCAATCTAGAAACGGAAGACCTAAAAACTCTTTTAGCAACCGCGCCTTCAAGAAAGACCACATCAACTTCAAATGTAATCATTACCCTTCCTACCGAAGATGGATTACAAAAATTTAAAGTATTTGAAGCTTCTATATTTAGTGAAGGTTTAAGTGAAAAATTTCCAGGAATTAACTCCTACGTAGGGCAAGGTATTGATGACCCTACTGCTATGGCACGATTTAGTGTTTCACAAGTTGGAGTGCATGTAATGATTTTATCTGCTAAGCATACTACAACGTACATTGATCCTTACACTAAAGACAAAACAGCTTATATCAGTTATTCGCGGGCAAGCTTGCCAGCAGATACCAATAACTTTGTATGCCACGTTGAAGATAACTTGCCGGCCAACCTTCCTGATGTAGGAGATAAACCTGCACAAAGAAATGCTGACGACGGAATGCTTCGTACTTTTAGACTTGCTTTAGCTTGTAACGGTGAATATGCACAGTGGCACTTAAATAATCAAGGAGTAGACCCTAGTGAAACAGACGCTGTTAAAAAGGCTGCCGTTCTTTCTGCTATGAATGTAGCTATGACACGTGTAAATGGTATTTATGAAAGAGATTTAGCTGTAACAATGGAATTTATTCCTGAAAATGAAGATATCATCTTTTTAGATACTGCTACAGACGGACTAAGCAACAACAGTGGTATGATAAACCAAATACAAGCTGTAATTGATAACGCAGTAGGCTTTAATAGCTATGACATTGGTCACGTATTTAGTACTGGTGGCGGTGGTATTGCCCAATTGAACTCACCTTGTACTTCTAATAAAGCACGTGGAGTAACTGGATTACCACAACCTATTGGAGACGGTTTTTATGTAGATTATGTATCTCACGAAATGGGACACCAATATGGTGGAAATCATACTCAAAATAATAACTGCCAACGATCAAATGCTTCTGTAGAGCCAGGAAGTGCCTCAACAATCATGGGGTATGCGGGTATTTGCCCACCAAATGTACAAAGCGTTAGTGATGATTATTTTCACGCTATAAGCATTCAAGAAATGTGGAGTAATATTACAGTTGGCAACAGTCAATGTGCTGACCAAACACCAACAGGAAATGATGCTCCTACAGCTGATGCAGGTGCAGATTTTACTATTCCAAAGTCAACACCTTTTATCTTAAAGGGTAATGGTACCGATCCAAACTCTGGAGATGTACTCACCTATAGTTGGGAACAATTCGATTCTCAAGTTGCAGCTATGCCACCACAAAATACCTCAACTGGAGGTCCTGCATTTAGATCTTTAGATCCTATGGCATCACCTAACAGATATATGCCTGCTTTACCTACTGTTTTAAATGGAAGCACCCAATCTACTTGGGAAGTTGTCCCTGCAGTAGGGCGTTTACTAAGGTTTAGACTAACAGTTCGTGATAATGTAGTAGGCGGTGCAGCAAGTGCCAGTGATAATACTCGCATTACAGTTGATGGTGATTCTGGTCCTTTTGTTGTAACCTCGCAAGACAATAATCCTGAGTGGAAACAAGGATTGCAATACACTATTACTTGGGATGTAGCCAATACAGATGTTGCTCCTGTTGATAGTCCAACCGTTGATATTTTATTGAGTATAGATGGTCTTAATTACGACACAGTATTGATAGCAGGAACTCCAAATGATGGTAGTGAAGTAATCACAGTACCTGGTGTTGACAATACTGAAGATGCAAGAGTTATGGTAGCTGGTACAGACCATTTATTTTATGCTCTAAATGCAGAAGATATCCTTATTGATGAAAATTTAAGCGTTGACGAAGCTTCTCTTGAAAACTTTACCCTTTGGCCAAACCCAACTACAGGACTTGTAAACCTTGAATTTGTAACCACAACTTCAAGTAAGGTATCTGTAGCTGTTTACGATGTTAGAGGAAGACAAGTTGCAGGTGAAGAATACAATAATCAAGGCGGAACTTTTAAAGAAACATTTAATTATAGTTCTTTAAATTCTGGCATGTATTTTATCACTGTTACTAATGGCGATAAAAAAGTAACTTCTAAACTTTTAAAGAATTAA
- a CDS encoding YqaE/Pmp3 family membrane protein, with protein sequence MSVWRVILSILFPPLAVIDKGCGSILIVLILTILGWIPGVIAALIILNNPNK encoded by the coding sequence ATGAGTGTTTGGAGAGTTATTTTGTCCATTTTGTTTCCGCCGTTAGCCGTAATAGATAAAGGCTGTGGGTCTATTTTAATTGTATTGATTCTTACTATTTTGGGATGGATACCCGGTGTAATCGCCGCGCTCATCATTTTAAATAATCCTAACAAATAA
- the lysS gene encoding lysine--tRNA ligase, with product MQLSEQEQVRRQKREQLQQMGINPYPADLYEITSLTKDIKKDFSEGKKVTIAGRLMSRRIQGKASFAELQDSEGRIQVYFNRDEICTGEDKTLYNDVYKKLLDIGDFIGIEGELFTTNVGEKTVMVKNFTLLSKALRPLPLPKVDSEGNKFDSFNDPEQRYRQRYADLAVNPHVKEVFKKRTKLFNAMRTFFNEREYFEVETPVLQPIPGGAAARPFVTHHNSLDIPLYMRIANELYLKRLIVGGFDGVYEFSKNFRNEGMDRTHNPEFTAMEIYVAYKDYNWMMDFCEQLLEFCATEVNGTSKVTFGKHDIDFKAPYPRVTMAQAIEKYTGFDITDKTEAEIRKAAEGLGIEVDETMGKGKLIDEIFGEKCEPNYIQPTFITDYPKEMSPLCKEHRDNPELTERFELMVCGKEIANAYSELNDPIDQRERFEAQLKLADRGDDEATEFIDYDFLRALEYGMPPTSGMGIGMDRLIMFLTNNASIQEVLFFPQMKPEKKITVELNDEEKAVFELLKKAKKIDLNELKEQSGLSNKKWDKSIKALTKHKLANVNKTDDGLFVEMVQ from the coding sequence ATGCAACTTTCAGAACAAGAACAAGTACGTCGCCAAAAACGCGAGCAACTGCAACAAATGGGTATCAATCCGTACCCAGCAGATTTATATGAAATAACATCTTTAACTAAAGATATAAAGAAGGATTTTTCTGAAGGTAAAAAGGTTACAATCGCCGGTCGGTTAATGTCGCGCCGTATTCAAGGAAAAGCTTCTTTTGCTGAATTACAAGACAGCGAGGGCCGTATACAAGTATATTTTAACCGTGATGAAATTTGTACCGGGGAAGACAAAACCTTGTACAACGATGTATATAAAAAATTACTTGATATTGGAGATTTTATAGGAATTGAAGGCGAATTATTTACTACCAACGTAGGCGAAAAAACGGTGATGGTAAAGAATTTCACCTTGCTTTCTAAAGCATTACGCCCATTACCCCTACCTAAAGTTGACAGCGAGGGTAATAAGTTCGATTCTTTTAACGATCCTGAACAACGGTATCGCCAGCGTTATGCTGATTTAGCCGTAAACCCACACGTAAAAGAAGTGTTTAAAAAACGAACCAAGCTATTCAATGCCATGCGAACGTTTTTTAACGAGCGAGAGTATTTTGAAGTAGAAACACCCGTTTTACAGCCTATTCCTGGCGGTGCAGCGGCTCGTCCGTTTGTTACCCACCACAACTCATTAGATATTCCATTGTACATGCGAATTGCCAACGAGTTGTATTTAAAAAGGCTAATTGTAGGTGGTTTTGATGGTGTGTATGAGTTTTCTAAAAATTTCCGTAATGAAGGGATGGATCGCACCCATAATCCAGAGTTTACCGCCATGGAAATTTATGTAGCCTACAAAGACTACAACTGGATGATGGATTTCTGTGAGCAACTATTAGAATTTTGTGCAACAGAAGTAAATGGAACCAGCAAAGTTACATTTGGTAAACATGATATTGATTTTAAAGCACCGTACCCAAGAGTAACGATGGCTCAGGCTATTGAAAAATATACCGGGTTTGACATTACCGATAAAACCGAAGCCGAAATTAGAAAAGCAGCTGAAGGTTTAGGTATTGAAGTTGACGAAACCATGGGTAAAGGAAAGCTCATCGATGAGATTTTTGGTGAAAAGTGTGAGCCTAACTACATTCAACCCACTTTTATTACCGATTACCCAAAAGAAATGAGCCCGTTGTGTAAAGAACACCGCGACAATCCAGAACTTACAGAGCGTTTTGAATTGATGGTCTGCGGAAAAGAAATCGCCAATGCTTATAGCGAACTAAACGACCCAATTGACCAGCGCGAACGCTTTGAAGCACAATTAAAACTAGCAGATCGTGGTGATGATGAAGCAACTGAATTCATCGATTACGATTTCTTGCGTGCATTAGAATACGGAATGCCACCAACCAGTGGAATGGGTATTGGTATGGACCGATTAATTATGTTCCTTACCAACAATGCCTCTATACAAGAAGTGCTATTCTTCCCACAGATGAAACCGGAAAAGAAAATTACGGTAGAGCTAAATGATGAAGAAAAAGCTGTTTTTGAGTTGCTGAAAAAAGCTAAAAAAATAGACCTTAATGAACTTAAGGAGCAAAGTGGCCTCAGCAATAAAAAATGGGACAAGAGTATTAAAGCTTTAACCAAACACAAGCTAGCTAACGTCAACAAAACCGATGACGGGCTGTTTGTAGAAATGGTTCAATAA
- a CDS encoding fibronectin type III domain-containing protein — protein MKPYLLKLFSVIFLFIIVACGGDDDYSPTETETTDTENPTPPTNLRTSNKTDSSLQLNWDASTDNVGVVNYAVFQDGNLINNEVTGTSLPIQNLTAETEYSFSIIAFDAEGNESESSEILDTCTLAITLEYKTNLSDMGVFTGSLSDMAPAEGVQLYEINSTLFTDYAKKQRLVRLPNCETMEYRGDDLLPEFPDNTLIAKTFYYNKNDQNPGEGKLIIETRILLKINGNWQVGNYIWNEAQTEATYTENGSVKPISYINGDNETLNIDYEIPSKQDCFTCHNNDNTTLPVGMKLRSMNFTPSYTSQNQLAYLESIGMMEGVTSENISILPDWTDDATYDILERGRAYIDVNCAHCHQPGGAVTNFNLDFRLETPFDDTGIYANRGEIEARVQSTAPVYRMPQLGRTIVHEEAVAMLLEYLEAIEN, from the coding sequence ATGAAACCATATCTACTAAAGCTTTTTTCGGTAATCTTCCTATTTATCATTGTTGCATGTGGTGGCGATGATGACTACAGCCCTACTGAAACTGAAACCACAGACACCGAAAACCCTACTCCACCCACAAACCTAAGAACGAGCAATAAAACGGATAGTAGCCTTCAACTAAATTGGGATGCATCGACAGATAACGTCGGTGTGGTAAATTATGCTGTTTTTCAAGACGGTAATTTGATTAACAACGAAGTTACTGGCACTTCCTTACCCATCCAAAACTTAACCGCAGAAACCGAATACAGCTTTTCTATAATCGCTTTTGATGCTGAAGGAAACGAATCGGAAAGCAGTGAGATTTTAGATACATGTACACTTGCTATAACCTTAGAGTACAAAACAAACCTATCAGATATGGGTGTTTTCACTGGAAGTCTTTCTGATATGGCTCCTGCTGAAGGTGTTCAGTTATATGAAATAAACAGCACCCTTTTTACTGATTATGCTAAAAAACAACGCTTGGTACGCCTTCCCAATTGTGAAACTATGGAATATAGAGGAGACGATTTGTTGCCAGAATTTCCAGACAATACATTGATTGCAAAAACATTTTACTATAACAAAAATGATCAAAACCCAGGTGAAGGAAAGCTCATCATTGAAACCCGCATCTTATTAAAAATTAATGGAAATTGGCAAGTGGGGAATTATATTTGGAACGAAGCCCAAACCGAAGCAACTTATACCGAAAATGGAAGCGTTAAGCCTATTAGTTATATAAACGGCGATAATGAAACATTGAATATTGATTACGAAATCCCGTCTAAACAGGATTGTTTTACATGCCATAATAATGATAACACAACTCTTCCTGTAGGAATGAAGTTACGAAGTATGAACTTTACTCCTTCTTATACGAGCCAAAATCAGCTTGCTTACCTAGAAAGCATCGGGATGATGGAGGGCGTAACTTCAGAAAACATAAGTATACTACCCGACTGGACAGATGACGCCACCTACGATATTCTAGAGCGCGGCAGAGCTTACATTGATGTAAACTGTGCTCATTGCCATCAACCCGGCGGAGCGGTAACAAACTTTAATCTCGATTTCAGGCTCGAAACTCCTTTTGATGATACCGGTATTTATGCCAACCGTGGTGAAATTGAAGCCCGAGTACAAAGTACAGCACCCGTTTATAGAATGCCGCAATTAGGCCGTACCATTGTACACGAAGAAGCGGTCGCAATGCTACTTGAGTATTTAGAAGCTATTGAAAATTAA
- the hemL gene encoding glutamate-1-semialdehyde 2,1-aminomutase codes for MIYKRSSALFKEAQKVIPGGVNSPVRAFTAVGGEPIFVEKAKGAYLYDADGNKLIDYINSWGPLILGHAHEPVVKAVVESAEKGTSFGTPTEIETEIASLAVSMVPNIDKIRFVNSGTEACMSAVRLARGFTGKDKIIKFAGCYHGHSDSFLIQAGSGAVTFGTPNSPGVTGGTAKDTLLADFNDLNNVAEVISENKDEIACIILEPVAGNMGCIPPAKDFLEGLRKLCDENNILLIFDEVMTGFRLAKGGVQELYGVDADIVTFGKVIGGGLPVGAFAARAEIMSHLAPEGPVYQAGTLSGNPLAMAAGLAMLSELNNNPEIFTSLEKKTEYLHKGLASVLTEANVTHTINRIGSMISVHFSETPVTDFKTAALGNNDTFKKFFHGLLAEGVYIAPSAFETWFLTEALTYKDLDATIEACSKVAKTL; via the coding sequence ATGATCTATAAAAGAAGCAGTGCCCTTTTTAAAGAGGCACAGAAAGTAATACCTGGTGGTGTTAATTCTCCAGTAAGAGCATTCACGGCAGTTGGAGGAGAGCCTATTTTTGTTGAAAAAGCCAAAGGGGCTTATTTATATGATGCAGACGGAAATAAACTAATAGACTATATCAATTCTTGGGGTCCGTTAATTTTGGGGCATGCTCATGAGCCTGTAGTGAAAGCAGTTGTTGAAAGTGCTGAAAAAGGAACTTCCTTTGGAACGCCTACTGAAATTGAAACTGAAATAGCTTCCTTGGCTGTTTCTATGGTTCCGAATATCGATAAAATACGGTTTGTAAACAGTGGAACCGAAGCCTGTATGAGCGCAGTGCGTTTGGCTCGCGGTTTTACTGGCAAAGATAAAATTATCAAGTTTGCCGGCTGTTATCATGGACACAGCGATTCGTTTTTAATTCAAGCGGGAAGTGGGGCTGTAACCTTTGGAACTCCTAATAGCCCAGGTGTTACAGGGGGTACAGCAAAAGATACATTGTTGGCAGATTTTAACGATTTAAATAATGTGGCCGAGGTTATTTCAGAAAATAAAGATGAAATAGCTTGTATTATTTTAGAGCCGGTAGCTGGGAACATGGGGTGTATTCCTCCTGCAAAGGATTTTTTAGAAGGCTTACGAAAATTATGTGATGAAAACAATATTCTATTAATTTTTGATGAAGTAATGACTGGTTTCCGTTTAGCAAAAGGAGGGGTTCAGGAATTGTACGGTGTTGATGCCGATATTGTTACCTTTGGAAAGGTGATAGGCGGTGGTTTACCAGTGGGTGCCTTTGCTGCCAGAGCCGAAATTATGAGTCATTTGGCACCCGAAGGCCCAGTGTATCAAGCAGGAACGCTTAGTGGTAATCCATTGGCCATGGCAGCTGGTTTGGCGATGTTATCTGAACTGAACAATAACCCTGAAATATTTACTTCTTTAGAAAAAAAGACTGAATATTTACATAAAGGATTAGCTTCTGTTTTAACTGAAGCAAATGTAACACATACTATTAATAGGATAGGTTCTATGATATCGGTTCATTTTTCTGAAACACCTGTAACGGATTTTAAAACAGCTGCTTTAGGAAATAATGATACCTTTAAAAAGTTTTTTCACGGTCTATTAGCTGAAGGGGTCTATATTGCACCAAGCGCATTTGAAACTTGGTTTTTAACCGAAGCTTTGACATATAAAGATCTTGACGCTACCATTGAAGCGTGTAGCAAAGTTGCTAAAACGTTATAA
- a CDS encoding glucosaminidase domain-containing protein produces MLYRICIVLLISTLFFSSCKSKKRAVASKERDRTERVAIPDTRKGEIKLPKKTEVKTSPPNASYAEIVTTYIDNYSLIAMEEMQQYGIPASITLAQGILESGAGRGELTQKANNHFGIKCHGWTGGRVYHDDDELQECFRKYKDPKYSFRDHSLFLTERSRYQDLFKLRKHDYRGWAKGLKKAGYATDPRYPDKLISIVERYGLTHYDELVLGGSTKEMQKDSKKSKIKTYTVGRGDTLYSISRRHNITVETLKEYNGLESNTISIGQVLYLNSVKNQ; encoded by the coding sequence ATGCTATACCGAATTTGCATTGTATTGTTAATCAGCACACTGTTTTTTAGCAGTTGTAAATCCAAAAAAAGAGCAGTCGCTTCAAAAGAGAGAGACCGTACCGAGCGGGTGGCCATTCCAGATACACGAAAGGGAGAGATAAAACTTCCTAAAAAAACCGAAGTTAAAACGTCTCCTCCCAATGCTTCCTATGCAGAAATTGTTACCACCTATATTGATAATTACAGCTTGATTGCTATGGAAGAGATGCAACAATACGGCATACCTGCCAGTATAACATTGGCACAAGGTATTTTGGAGAGTGGTGCAGGTCGTGGCGAACTTACCCAAAAAGCGAACAATCATTTCGGGATAAAGTGTCATGGGTGGACCGGAGGTCGTGTGTATCACGATGATGATGAATTGCAGGAATGTTTCAGAAAATACAAAGACCCAAAATATTCATTTAGGGACCATTCCTTGTTTTTAACCGAGCGTAGTCGCTATCAAGATCTTTTCAAATTAAGGAAACACGACTACAGAGGCTGGGCAAAGGGCTTAAAAAAGGCTGGATATGCAACCGATCCACGTTATCCCGATAAACTGATAAGTATTGTAGAACGCTATGGCCTTACACATTATGACGAACTTGTTTTAGGTGGAAGCACAAAGGAGATGCAAAAAGACTCAAAGAAAAGTAAAATAAAAACCTATACCGTAGGGCGTGGTGATACGCTATATAGTATTTCAAGACGTCATAATATAACGGTTGAAACCCTAAAAGAATACAATGGATTAGAGTCTAATACCATATCCATTGGACAAGTTTTATACTTGAATTCAGTAAAAAATCAATAA